The bacterium genome includes a window with the following:
- a CDS encoding prepilin-type N-terminal cleavage/methylation domain-containing protein, whose protein sequence is MKMRLLRRKMKKTHESSLGFTLIEVLLAITALSIMLTLSYSTLSSLLSAKSIVEDEQEVERLELVLIKRLSRELQLASAGMPLMPPEGDTETRYTSADNLIGKQGELSNGLPGDSITFIGMHAGQSFLEDRSANTGLVQITYSLKKDPERAAQAPYEVFSLIREEIPYKRPFQEAYKKAIRFPLAETVESLSFEYFDMATNEWSRTWGEDKKKELPAMVRCAITLRTPKEIPKTISVTVPMRAKRRARR, encoded by the coding sequence ATGAAGATGAGGTTACTGAGGAGGAAAATGAAGAAAACTCATGAAAGCTCTCTCGGCTTCACCTTGATCGAGGTCCTCCTTGCTATTACGGCACTCTCAATAATGCTCACCCTCTCCTATTCGACTCTTTCGAGCCTTCTCTCTGCTAAGAGTATCGTCGAGGATGAACAAGAGGTAGAGCGTTTAGAGCTTGTCCTGATAAAACGCCTTTCGCGAGAACTTCAACTTGCCTCAGCAGGAATGCCACTGATGCCCCCCGAAGGTGATACGGAGACACGCTACACTTCGGCTGACAACCTCATCGGAAAGCAAGGAGAACTATCAAATGGACTGCCAGGCGATAGCATAACTTTTATCGGCATGCATGCAGGTCAGAGTTTTCTGGAAGACCGTTCTGCTAATACCGGACTCGTCCAAATCACTTACTCCCTCAAAAAAGATCCAGAAAGAGCAGCCCAAGCACCCTACGAGGTATTCTCTCTCATCAGAGAGGAGATACCGTATAAACGGCCGTTTCAAGAGGCCTACAAAAAAGCCATTCGCTTCCCCCTTGCTGAGACGGTTGAAAGCCTCTCATTTGAATACTTCGATATGGCAACAAATGAATGGTCCAGGACCTGGGGAGAGGACAAAAAGAAAGAGCTTCCAGCGATGGTACGGTGTGCCATTACCCTCAGAACGCCCAAAGAGATTCCCAAGACCATTAGTGTAACCGTGCCAATGAGAGCCAAAAGGCGTGCTCGACGTTAA
- a CDS encoding prepilin-type N-terminal cleavage/methylation domain-containing protein translates to MDFCREKDMKRSQQGFTFLEVIIALAVLASALTIILGLQSALVQRTVLERQQREATRLAREILSAVEARESAGDPLEVGTFNGTPEEIFNGILPSEQIQRDSSLDATDFQYEAQLSVEYWGIDKSDKAMKRISLLISWGERRPESLQLAFFIPFDEDEVTEEENEENS, encoded by the coding sequence ATGGACTTTTGCAGAGAAAAAGATATGAAGCGATCACAGCAGGGATTTACATTTCTTGAAGTCATAATAGCACTAGCAGTTTTAGCGAGCGCGCTGACCATTATCCTTGGACTACAAAGCGCTCTTGTTCAACGCACCGTCTTAGAGCGACAACAGCGAGAAGCGACGAGGCTTGCAAGAGAGATATTGAGCGCGGTCGAAGCAAGAGAATCTGCTGGTGATCCGCTTGAAGTAGGGACATTTAATGGGACACCAGAAGAAATTTTTAACGGTATTCTCCCAAGCGAACAGATTCAGCGTGACTCCTCTCTTGATGCAACAGACTTCCAATATGAAGCTCAGCTTAGCGTAGAATATTGGGGGATAGATAAAAGTGATAAGGCTATGAAACGAATTAGTCTCTTAATTTCGTGGGGAGAGCGTCGTCCTGAATCACTTCAACTCGCCTTTTTTATCCCATTCGATGAAGATGAGGTTACTGAGGAGGAAAATGAAGAAAACTCATGA
- a CDS encoding type II secretion system protein, with the protein MAVLRNFCQDMRRQDVRNQSSQSPALMPKKFEANTAFLWGQSRHHGFTIIELAIVILVISALFFVGFGSSSSPQFWRRQAALRELNETMRFLFHQAVADQTYYQIEFDLKSSTYTVGAIIPEPETDERLAEFGGDAGNISLELNAFLNPSYGQTHTVIPPPTFPSLGDPRQLPKGIQIEAIYTPKGWTRRSEDKLVRIRFSPKGFAEFVALHLLIGDKQEMTLVNNPFTGITQTFNEWKDFEWTFAEKKI; encoded by the coding sequence ATGGCTGTGTTAAGAAACTTTTGCCAAGACATGAGAAGGCAAGATGTGCGGAACCAGAGTTCGCAGAGCCCAGCTCTCATGCCCAAAAAGTTTGAGGCAAACACAGCATTTCTCTGGGGTCAGAGCCGTCACCATGGGTTCACAATTATCGAACTTGCTATTGTCATCCTTGTTATCTCAGCCCTTTTTTTCGTAGGTTTTGGCAGCTCTTCATCACCACAATTTTGGAGGAGACAAGCAGCACTTCGTGAGTTGAATGAAACCATGAGGTTTCTCTTTCATCAAGCGGTGGCGGATCAGACCTATTACCAGATAGAGTTTGACTTGAAGTCCTCCACATATACTGTTGGAGCCATAATCCCCGAGCCAGAAACTGACGAGAGGCTCGCGGAGTTCGGCGGCGATGCCGGAAACATATCGCTCGAGCTAAACGCTTTTCTCAACCCTTCCTATGGCCAAACACACACCGTTATTCCACCTCCGACATTCCCCTCGCTGGGAGATCCGCGGCAATTACCGAAAGGAATCCAAATCGAGGCTATCTATACACCGAAGGGATGGACTCGCAGGAGCGAAGATAAGCTCGTTCGCATTCGATTTTCCCCGAAAGGCTTCGCTGAATTTGTCGCGCTGCACTTACTCATCGGAGATAAACAAGAAATGACTCTGGTTAATAATCCATTTACTGGAATCACTCAGACATTCAATGAGTGGAAGGACTTTGAATGGACTTTTGCAGAGAAAAAGATATGA
- a CDS encoding prepilin-type N-terminal cleavage/methylation domain-containing protein: MLIEEKRMEEKMALGRGLSSNGSSKGRRKKHTAHGMHGFTLVEIMVVLVIIGLLGSFLFGKIFSSGEKAKANLNNLKMKTLSQKISEYQLMYNRLPASLEDLSQCNDVTGPGCVPLIDEGDDTVLDAWGNPFTYATEGSRTFRITSLGADGRPGGEGVNFDFNVVGP; the protein is encoded by the coding sequence ATGCTGATAGAGGAAAAAAGAATGGAAGAGAAAATGGCACTCGGTAGAGGTTTATCATCAAATGGAAGTTCGAAGGGAAGGCGGAAAAAACATACAGCACATGGGATGCACGGATTCACACTCGTAGAGATTATGGTAGTCCTTGTCATAATCGGACTCCTCGGCTCCTTCCTTTTTGGAAAGATATTCTCAAGCGGCGAGAAAGCAAAGGCGAATCTGAATAATTTAAAAATGAAGACTCTTTCTCAAAAAATTAGTGAATATCAACTGATGTACAACCGCCTTCCTGCTTCCTTAGAGGATCTGTCACAATGTAATGATGTAACTGGTCCAGGCTGTGTTCCTCTTATTGATGAAGGGGACGATACCGTACTCGATGCCTGGGGGAACCCTTTTACCTATGCCACAGAGGGCTCCCGCACCTTTCGGATCACCAGCCTTGGGGCTGATGGAAGACCTGGAGGCGAAGGAGTAAACTTTGACTTTAATGTCGTAGGGCCTTAG
- the gspF gene encoding type II secretion system protein GspF: MPVYEYIAINNSGKKTKGRLDAENERMARQKLRRSNLFPTTIKEASAKVTKQTDDVLHFLKSDKVTMKELSLTTRQFATLLNAGLPLVSALQALGEQTDSHVMQRVLVELREGVQEGDSLAKSLGMHPKIFPRLYTNLVAAGEASGTLDQVLEKLADYLESQVALRGKIFSALTYPVVMMVVCFLVIIGLLVGVIPKIVEIFVKQGLDLPLPTRIVISGSNFLISYWWLLILCTIGLGALATNYYRSKKGREKVDLWLLQLPLIGPVYVKVITARIASTLSALLGSGVELLRALDITKNIIGNVHVVSMLEESREGVREGKNLSSEIMRHKILPSMISRMIAIGEKSGDLEHMLEKASTTYDNEVSSTLEGLTSLLEPLLMVTVGIIVLIIVVSVLLPMTELMNVVAL, from the coding sequence ATGCCAGTATACGAATACATCGCCATCAATAATTCAGGAAAAAAGACAAAGGGACGTCTCGACGCCGAAAATGAGCGGATGGCTCGCCAAAAACTGAGGCGCAGTAATTTATTCCCTACCACCATAAAAGAAGCAAGCGCGAAAGTAACAAAGCAAACTGATGACGTGCTTCATTTCTTGAAATCCGACAAAGTCACGATGAAAGAACTCTCGCTAACAACGAGACAGTTCGCGACACTCCTTAATGCTGGCCTTCCACTGGTGAGTGCGCTGCAAGCCCTCGGAGAACAGACGGACTCTCACGTTATGCAAAGAGTGCTCGTAGAGCTACGAGAAGGGGTACAAGAAGGCGACTCTCTTGCCAAAAGTCTCGGGATGCACCCCAAAATATTCCCCCGCCTCTACACCAACCTTGTTGCCGCAGGGGAAGCTTCGGGCACCCTCGATCAGGTGCTTGAAAAACTGGCCGACTACCTAGAAAGCCAAGTTGCGCTTAGAGGAAAAATTTTCTCTGCACTCACATATCCCGTTGTGATGATGGTAGTCTGTTTTCTCGTGATCATCGGGTTGCTGGTAGGCGTAATCCCAAAGATTGTAGAGATATTCGTAAAACAAGGGCTAGACCTCCCCTTGCCCACTCGAATTGTTATATCTGGCTCAAACTTTCTTATTAGTTACTGGTGGCTACTCATCCTTTGCACCATCGGACTGGGAGCTCTTGCCACCAACTACTACCGAAGTAAAAAGGGAAGAGAAAAAGTAGATCTCTGGCTCTTGCAACTTCCGCTCATTGGGCCGGTGTATGTTAAAGTGATTACTGCCCGCATTGCGAGCACGCTGTCGGCTCTTTTAGGGAGTGGTGTTGAGCTCCTCAGAGCTTTAGACATTACAAAAAATATTATTGGTAATGTGCATGTTGTCTCTATGCTTGAAGAGTCTCGGGAGGGTGTCAGAGAGGGAAAAAACTTAAGCAGCGAGATCATGCGTCATAAGATTCTCCCCTCCATGATCTCAAGAATGATTGCTATTGGAGAAAAGAGCGGAGACCTTGAGCATATGCTCGAGAAAGCCTCCACTACTTATGATAATGAAGTGAGCTCCACTCTGGAAGGACTCACCTCGCTTTTAGAGCCACTGCTTATGGTTACCGTCGGCATAATCGTGCTGATTATCGTTGTCTCAGTACTCCTCCCAATGACAGAACTCATGAATGTAGTCGCGCTCTAA
- the gspE gene encoding type II secretion system protein GspE, with protein sequence MSEETEDIIGEENEEIESHSPTDLKQLASQLGLSWQEKVGEPEPPEDLIMGDFDRIVGSWARQFQIIPIAAKNGHIIVATAAPQNSEALQHISMCYGKPIEIVVTSPEEITKAINAMRTRLMRSKSSSLDSDTEKEDSVFDALLKIDVTETEDDDAPIMRYVNAIIFKASTERASDVHMEPYEDALKVRFRIDGVLYDIDSQDTSHQAAIISRIKVMSGLNIAEKRLPQDGRIGLKIAGKEVDIRVSTVPTQFGERVVMRLLDKSGTVLGLSQIGIRDNNLTAIQRLIKKPNGIFLVTGPTGSGKSTTLYSCLTEINTPELNILTVEDPIEYQLAGIGQMQVNPKINFTFSSGLRAILRQDPDVVMLGEIRDAETAEIAIQASLTGHLVLSTLHTNDAPGAVTRLIDMGIEPFLVSSSLLAVMGQRLVRRLCTSCRDPYELSDEELIELGLHPGGKWPRQAFRPGTAQCEQCQNTRYTGRTGIHELLIIDEPIRSLILQRSDSVTIRATALERGFEPLRIDGAMKVLEGVTSAEEVIRATHEEVSQADLS encoded by the coding sequence ATGAGTGAAGAAACGGAAGACATAATAGGCGAAGAGAATGAGGAAATCGAAAGTCACTCGCCTACCGATCTCAAGCAACTCGCTTCTCAGCTCGGACTCTCGTGGCAAGAAAAAGTTGGAGAGCCTGAACCGCCGGAAGATCTCATCATGGGAGATTTTGATAGAATCGTTGGTTCGTGGGCAAGGCAATTTCAAATCATTCCCATCGCAGCAAAAAATGGGCATATCATCGTAGCGACCGCAGCCCCACAAAACTCAGAAGCTCTTCAACATATTAGCATGTGTTACGGCAAGCCGATTGAGATAGTAGTGACCTCTCCTGAAGAGATTACAAAAGCCATCAACGCAATGAGAACCAGGCTCATGCGTAGCAAATCAAGTAGCCTCGACAGCGATACGGAAAAGGAAGACTCAGTCTTTGATGCGCTACTAAAAATTGATGTGACAGAAACTGAAGACGATGATGCTCCGATTATGCGTTACGTGAATGCCATCATCTTTAAAGCAAGCACGGAGCGGGCCTCTGATGTACATATGGAACCGTATGAAGACGCTCTGAAGGTTCGGTTCAGAATTGACGGGGTGCTCTATGATATAGATTCCCAAGATACCAGTCATCAAGCAGCAATCATCTCTCGCATCAAGGTGATGTCAGGGCTTAATATTGCCGAGAAGAGACTTCCCCAAGATGGAAGAATTGGGCTAAAGATTGCGGGCAAAGAGGTTGATATTCGAGTATCTACCGTTCCTACTCAATTCGGTGAACGAGTTGTTATGCGTTTACTTGATAAGTCGGGAACCGTTCTTGGCCTCTCTCAGATTGGTATCCGGGACAACAACCTTACGGCGATTCAACGACTGATCAAAAAGCCTAATGGAATTTTCCTCGTAACAGGGCCGACTGGCTCCGGTAAATCTACCACGCTGTACTCGTGCCTGACTGAGATAAACACTCCCGAGCTCAACATTCTGACGGTTGAAGATCCAATCGAATATCAACTCGCGGGTATCGGTCAGATGCAGGTCAATCCAAAGATTAATTTTACATTTTCATCGGGGCTCAGAGCTATTCTCCGACAAGATCCTGATGTGGTCATGTTGGGGGAGATTCGCGACGCGGAGACAGCCGAGATAGCCATTCAAGCCTCCCTGACCGGACACTTAGTTCTTTCAACTCTTCATACCAATGATGCTCCTGGAGCAGTCACTCGACTCATCGACATGGGGATCGAGCCGTTCCTTGTCTCGTCAAGCTTACTAGCCGTTATGGGGCAGAGATTGGTTCGTCGGCTTTGCACATCATGCAGAGATCCGTACGAATTGTCCGATGAGGAGCTGATTGAACTCGGACTTCATCCTGGGGGCAAATGGCCAAGACAAGCGTTCCGACCTGGAACAGCTCAGTGCGAACAGTGTCAAAATACCCGATATACGGGACGAACTGGTATTCACGAGCTGCTCATCATTGACGAGCCCATCCGTTCACTGATCCTACAACGGAGTGATTCTGTTACCATCCGCGCGACAGCGCTTGAGCGCGGGTTTGAACCGCTTCGAATAGACGGAGCTATGAAAGTACTTGAGGGGGTAACTTCTGCAGAAGAAGTTATTCGCGCAACACATGAAGAGGTAAGCCAAGCAGATCTGAGCTAA